Proteins co-encoded in one Euleptes europaea isolate rEulEur1 chromosome 1, rEulEur1.hap1, whole genome shotgun sequence genomic window:
- the GPR151 gene encoding G-protein coupled receptor 151: MNSSMAQPVHYAGGYEPQDSKEWRVVIPAFLGVICLAGFAGNACVIGILLYNTKKGKPSMIHSLILNLSLADLLLVLFVVPFRAAAYSKGAWYLGWFLCKTSDWFRHVCMTAKSLTIAVVAKTCFMYANNPAKQVNIKWHTICAVLLAIWLVALGTPLPLWFFSNLLEPEVGSALCIVTIPARSHGFMSVFVKLYPLLVFCAPLTFAFFYFWRAYDRCQRRGTKTQNLRNQIRSRCLTMMLLSVTVASALMWLPDWISWLWLWHLKEDGPAPPQGFMATTQVLMFAISSANPLIFVLMSEEFREGFKGLWKRLTLKKPLPTPECQEETAADNLEDLPSSAPSPESVASDQETEPPSVLQTSESMEIKKEMPILPDVEQFWHDREAAPDAQDNDPIPWEHEEQEAVGSDHKN, from the coding sequence ATGAACAGCTCTATGGCTCAACCAGTCCACTACGCCGGAGGCTACGAACCCCAAGATTCCAAGGAGTGGAGGGTGGTGATCCCCGCCTTTTTAGGAGTGATCTGCCTAGCTGGCTTTGCGGGGAATGCGTGCGTAATTGGGATCCTGCTGTACAACACAAAGAAAGGGAAGCCATCCATGATCCACTCCTTGATCCTTAACCTCAGCTTGGCAGATCTGCTCCTTGTCCTCTTTGTGGTGCCCTTCAGGGCAGCCGCTTACTCAAAAGGAGCCTGGTACCTGGGCTGGTTCCTTTGCAAAACCTCCGACTGGTTCCGACACGTTTGCATGACAGCCAAGAGCTTGACCATTGCCGTAGTAGCCAAGACGTGCTTTATGTACGCCAATAACCCGGCAAAACAGGTAAACATTAAGTGGCACACCATCTGCGCTGTCTTGTTGGCTATTTGGCTGGTGGCCTTGGGCACCCCGCTGCCCTTGTGGTTCTTCAGCAACCTCTTAGAGCCAGAGGTGGGCTCTGCTTTATGCATCGTGACGATTCCAGCCCGTTCTCACGGGTTTATGTCAGTCTTCGTCAAGCTCTATCCCCTGCTGGTATTTTGTGCTCCCCTCACCTTTGCTTTCTTTTATTTCTGGAGAGCTTACGACAGATGCCAGCGGAGGGGGACCAAGACTCAGAACCTAAGGAATCAGATCCGATCCCGGTGCCTCACTATGATGCTTCTGAGTGTTACCGTCGCCTCTGCGTTGATGTGGCTGCCTGACTGGATATCCTGGCTGTGGCTCTGGCACCTGAAGGAGGACGGGCCTGCTCCCCCGCAAGGATTCATGGCCACCACCCAAGTCCTGATGTTTGCCATCTCTTCGGCCAACCCTCTAATCTTTGTACTGATGTCCGAGGAATTCCGAGAGGGTTTCAAAGGCTTGTGGAAAAGGCTCACGCTGAAAAAGCCTCTGCCGACCCCAGAATGTCAAGAGGAAACAGCAGCTGATAACTTGGAGGATCTCCCCAGTTCGGCTCCATCGCCGGAGTCTGTGGCCTCTGATCAAGAGACAGAGCCCCCATCTGTGCTCCAGACCTCAGAAAGCATGGAAATCAAGAAAGAGATGCCCATTTTGCCAGATGTCGAGCAATTTTGGCATGACAGAGAAGCAGCCCCTGATGCTCAAGACAATGACCCTATTCCTTGGGAACACGAAGAGCAAGAGGCAGTAGGTAGTGATCACAAAAACTGA